The Deltaproteobacteria bacterium genome window below encodes:
- a CDS encoding HAMP domain-containing protein, translated as MNMATWMSRFGSLKQRAFGFVFIGLVVSLGIGAYLYLDIRSNMDDVRQKFLELIEEKLVSSAENSSTYMVSVIEFGSGAEELIRRLKADSKGAADFVLLLRPPAGGGKISEVIAAEGVEPSPELTTIREEWTRTGGSRAITFNHEAASGEHYRVVVVPYRPGADLMGFDSHRAGPSEPQGYLLLGIRESYIQNRLQGIVRTEESLLTGISLGGLSVLTLLLMSAFGLMVLILTPLEEMREFSAAIAQGDLTQALDPDLTDRQDEIGDLGRTFTEMTGSLATMVRHIQESSESLRQSAHKVSESSLAVTTSSHRQETQVDSTITTITEITQAVGGISENVSELAGASEEAATSAQELGHARAEIARNVTVLAESGDETTSSIQQMATSIQQVKTSIERLSAAADETATSVVEMDQSIKQVEQNARATEALTDESARTAATGMEVVHKSIEGITHIRESSVRAETLMTALSRRVEEIGKIITVIEEIAEQTNLLALNATIIAAQAGEHGKSFAVVADEIKDLAERTTESTKGITQLITTIQKEVKQAVSAVGQAGRLVEEGVKLSRDSGEVLEKINQRATDSMNQVREIARATVEQARGSAQINQAIEQITYMLEGILNATREQAAGSQNIIQAAIRVRDTTAQVRDATAEQERGAREIGNAIERINQMANHIRRSVEEHRLATDKVREAIGSIRESTVLNIDESTRLEGVVASLNEQSQSLQEAVGRFRVQGK; from the coding sequence ATGAACATGGCGACCTGGATGAGCCGCTTCGGTTCCCTCAAGCAGAGGGCGTTCGGGTTCGTGTTCATCGGGCTGGTCGTCTCGCTCGGCATCGGGGCCTACCTCTATCTCGACATCCGCTCCAACATGGACGACGTGAGGCAGAAGTTCCTCGAACTGATCGAGGAGAAGCTGGTGTCGAGCGCCGAGAACTCCTCGACCTACATGGTCAGCGTGATCGAGTTCGGCAGCGGCGCCGAGGAGCTGATCCGGCGGCTCAAGGCCGATTCCAAGGGGGCCGCCGACTTCGTGCTGCTGCTCCGGCCACCGGCCGGCGGCGGAAAGATCTCCGAAGTCATCGCGGCCGAAGGCGTGGAACCCTCGCCCGAACTGACGACCATCCGCGAGGAGTGGACCCGCACCGGCGGCAGCCGGGCCATCACGTTCAACCACGAGGCCGCCAGCGGCGAGCACTACCGCGTCGTCGTCGTGCCCTACCGGCCCGGCGCCGACCTGATGGGCTTCGATTCGCACAGGGCCGGTCCCTCCGAACCGCAGGGCTACCTGCTGCTCGGCATCCGCGAATCCTACATCCAGAACCGGCTCCAGGGCATCGTGCGGACGGAGGAGTCGCTGCTCACCGGCATCTCGCTGGGCGGCCTGTCGGTCCTGACGTTGCTGCTCATGTCGGCCTTCGGCCTGATGGTGCTGATCCTCACGCCGCTGGAGGAGATGCGGGAGTTCAGCGCCGCCATCGCCCAGGGCGACCTGACGCAGGCGCTGGACCCGGACCTCACCGACCGGCAGGACGAGATCGGCGACCTCGGCCGGACCTTCACCGAGATGACCGGCTCGCTCGCCACGATGGTCCGGCACATCCAGGAGTCGTCCGAGTCGCTGCGCCAGTCGGCCCACAAGGTTTCCGAAAGCTCGCTTGCCGTCACCACGTCCAGCCACAGGCAGGAGACGCAGGTGGACAGCACCATCACCACCATCACCGAGATCACCCAGGCCGTGGGCGGAATATCCGAGAACGTCTCCGAGCTGGCCGGCGCCAGCGAGGAGGCCGCCACCTCGGCCCAGGAGTTGGGCCATGCCAGGGCGGAGATCGCCCGGAACGTGACGGTGCTCGCCGAATCGGGCGACGAGACCACCTCGTCCATCCAGCAGATGGCCACCTCCATCCAGCAGGTGAAGACGAGCATCGAGCGGCTGTCGGCCGCGGCCGACGAGACGGCCACCTCCGTCGTCGAGATGGACCAGTCGATCAAGCAGGTCGAACAGAATGCCCGCGCCACCGAGGCGCTTACTGACGAATCGGCCCGCACGGCCGCCACCGGCATGGAGGTCGTCCACAAGTCCATCGAGGGGATCACCCACATCCGCGAATCGTCGGTCCGGGCCGAGACGCTGATGACCGCCCTCAGCCGCCGCGTCGAGGAGATCGGCAAGATCATCACCGTCATCGAGGAGATCGCCGAGCAGACGAACCTGCTCGCCCTGAACGCCACGATCATCGCCGCGCAGGCCGGCGAGCACGGAAAGTCGTTCGCCGTCGTGGCCGACGAGATCAAGGACCTGGCCGAACGCACCACCGAATCGACCAAGGGCATCACCCAGCTCATCACCACAATCCAGAAGGAAGTGAAGCAGGCGGTCTCCGCCGTGGGCCAGGCGGGCCGGCTGGTGGAAGAAGGCGTGAAGCTCTCCCGCGATTCGGGAGAGGTGCTGGAGAAGATCAACCAGCGGGCCACCGACTCGATGAACCAGGTGCGCGAGATCGCCCGCGCCACTGTGGAACAGGCCCGCGGGTCGGCGCAGATCAACCAGGCGATCGAGCAGATCACCTACATGCTCGAAGGCATCCTGAACGCCACCCGCGAGCAGGCGGCGGGTTCCCAGAACATCATCCAGGCGGCCATCCGGGTGCGCGACACGACCGCCCAGGTACGCGACGCCACGGCCGAGCAGGAACGGGGCGCGCGGGAAATCGGCAACGCCATCGAGCGCATCAACCAGATGGCCAACCACATCCGCCGCTCGGTCGAGGAGCACCGGCTCGCCACCGACAAGGTGCGCGAGGCGATCGGCAGCATCCGCGAGTCCACCGTGCTGAACATAGATGAATCCACCCGGCTCGAAGGCGTCGTCGCCTCGCTCAACGAGCAGAGCCAGTCGCTCCAGGAAGCCGTAGGAAGGTTCAGGGTCCAGGGCAAATGA
- a CDS encoding zinc-ribbon domain-containing protein, which translates to MIVNCPSCKARYDLSGRGQIPDSVRLRCSACQTVFVVRRKASVPPAPASAPRPAAAPGAGQPAIILVAHDSDEVRKLLRDIIAAEKHLQVVEAGDGPSAIGILRSSPVQVIVADVALPGLLGFEISSRLRADDIQGKPRIILLASIYNHTRYKRAPAQLYGADDYLEKHHVHDMLVPKINKLLYNLQVHDDARPAAPADAMQAVTEEAPVPRLTEMQENILKSPEENPVGDPASPAAHEHARRLARIIVSDIALYSEELLAEGLRTSNIRDFLERQFTEARELYNQRVPEAVRRRSDYLEAAIQEYISRVAGGRTA; encoded by the coding sequence ATGATCGTCAACTGTCCGAGCTGCAAGGCCCGCTACGACCTCTCCGGGCGCGGGCAGATACCCGACAGCGTGCGCCTCCGGTGCTCGGCCTGCCAGACCGTGTTCGTGGTGAGGCGGAAGGCTTCTGTGCCGCCCGCCCCGGCGTCCGCGCCCCGCCCGGCCGCCGCTCCCGGCGCCGGGCAGCCGGCGATCATCCTCGTGGCGCACGATTCGGACGAGGTCCGCAAGCTCCTGCGCGACATCATCGCCGCCGAGAAGCACCTCCAGGTGGTCGAGGCCGGGGACGGCCCCTCGGCCATCGGCATCCTCCGCAGCTCGCCCGTGCAGGTGATCGTCGCCGACGTCGCCCTGCCCGGCCTGCTGGGGTTCGAGATTTCCTCCCGCCTGCGGGCCGACGACATCCAGGGCAAGCCCCGGATCATCCTGCTCGCCTCGATCTACAACCACACCCGCTACAAGCGGGCTCCGGCGCAGCTCTACGGGGCCGACGACTATCTGGAGAAGCACCACGTCCACGACATGCTGGTGCCGAAGATCAACAAGCTGCTCTACAACCTCCAGGTCCACGACGACGCCCGCCCCGCCGCCCCGGCCGACGCCATGCAGGCGGTGACGGAGGAGGCGCCGGTGCCCAGGCTCACCGAAATGCAGGAGAACATCCTCAAGAGCCCGGAGGAAAATCCCGTCGGCGACCCCGCCTCGCCGGCGGCGCACGAGCACGCCCGGCGGCTCGCCCGGATCATCGTGAGCGACATCGCCCTCTACAGCGAGGAGCTGCTCGCCGAGGGACTCCGCACCAGCAACATCAGGGATTTCCTGGAACGCCAGTTCACCGAGGCCCGCGAGCTATACAACCAGCGCGTGCCGGAAGCCGTGCGCCGGCGGAGCGACTACCTGGAGGCCGCCATCCAGGAATACATCAGCCGGGTGGCCGGCGGGCGGACGGCGTAG
- a CDS encoding HEAT repeat domain-containing protein, producing the protein MSEADSAIEAKLENLARSGGSPRSLALIIAGLADPEWRVRKAAIEAGCTYPDVSALIPELISALADPENVGRRNAAAELLAAMGDRAVPVLILKLEDMDPDVRIFAANVLGDIRAPAAIPALIARIGDRDENVRMVAVERLGLFDDPAVDRVLIGLLDKDDIPLRFAALEALAAHDARIPVEVLARLAGQLVLRPGVFRALRSGRQPEAWEIVAGGVLDQARSSREMATLALSELVQNFPELVPRVLGMLQPKATPDSVTRLALAVSSEDVTLRRATVDVLGLMPSPAAVSHLIALAEDDDLSDLAAIALARLAHRFGPLMLETWDQANDRERSLLAKAFGTAQVGAAADRLMAALDSGYGHLIANAARALGDLGAVEAVTDLAVLLAHSYPDVRLAAALALQRMASVDMDAVSRAVLPHSGADEARTRAAAATALAAAGTPGAKTALYRLLKDAEPSVRQAAVEALNPHALDGAFDYIAPLLADESAEVRRTVVDVIGKVPHSRVVQVLDAALNDIDIWVQVGAVRSLGMRPETGALEPVIRLLGQPDLAPPLVAESLRAIERRNPALLAETALPLLTSAEVDVVLAALEALAAAPRTPGIGATLERLLRHDHWDVRSKAAQVYALHAGEQARPALLDRLRSETDALVHRAIRFALDRIAPKRP; encoded by the coding sequence ATGAGCGAAGCGGATTCCGCCATCGAGGCGAAGCTGGAGAACCTTGCCCGTTCGGGCGGCTCCCCGCGCTCGCTCGCCCTCATCATCGCGGGGCTGGCCGATCCCGAGTGGCGGGTCCGCAAGGCGGCCATCGAGGCCGGCTGCACCTACCCGGATGTCTCCGCGCTCATTCCCGAACTGATCTCCGCGCTCGCCGACCCGGAAAACGTGGGCCGCCGGAACGCCGCCGCCGAACTGCTGGCGGCCATGGGCGACCGGGCCGTGCCGGTGCTGATCCTCAAGCTGGAGGACATGGACCCCGACGTCCGCATCTTCGCCGCCAACGTGCTGGGGGATATCCGCGCCCCGGCCGCCATCCCGGCACTCATCGCCCGCATCGGCGACCGGGACGAGAACGTCCGCATGGTCGCCGTCGAGCGGCTGGGGCTGTTCGACGACCCGGCCGTGGACCGGGTGCTGATCGGCCTGCTGGACAAGGACGACATCCCGCTGCGGTTCGCCGCGCTGGAAGCGCTTGCCGCCCATGACGCACGGATACCGGTGGAGGTGCTGGCACGGCTCGCGGGCCAGCTTGTGCTCCGCCCCGGCGTGTTCCGCGCCCTCCGCAGCGGACGCCAGCCGGAGGCCTGGGAGATCGTCGCCGGGGGCGTGCTGGACCAGGCCCGGTCGTCGAGGGAGATGGCGACGCTGGCCCTGAGCGAACTGGTGCAGAATTTTCCCGAACTGGTGCCGCGGGTGCTGGGGATGCTCCAGCCGAAGGCCACGCCCGATTCGGTCACGCGGCTCGCACTGGCGGTATCGTCCGAGGACGTGACGCTCCGCCGCGCCACGGTGGACGTGCTCGGCCTGATGCCGAGCCCGGCGGCCGTGTCCCATCTCATCGCGCTGGCAGAGGACGACGACCTTTCGGACCTCGCCGCCATCGCCCTCGCCCGGCTGGCCCACCGGTTCGGACCGCTCATGCTGGAGACCTGGGACCAGGCCAACGACCGGGAACGCTCGCTCCTCGCCAAGGCGTTCGGCACGGCCCAGGTGGGGGCGGCCGCCGACCGGCTGATGGCGGCCCTCGATTCGGGATACGGACACCTCATCGCCAATGCGGCCCGCGCCCTGGGGGACCTGGGGGCCGTGGAGGCCGTCACCGACCTGGCGGTGCTGCTTGCCCACTCCTACCCGGACGTGCGGCTGGCGGCGGCGCTGGCCCTTCAGCGGATGGCGTCAGTGGACATGGACGCCGTCTCCCGCGCCGTGCTCCCCCACTCCGGGGCGGACGAGGCACGCACCCGCGCCGCGGCGGCGACCGCGCTCGCGGCCGCCGGAACGCCGGGGGCGAAGACGGCCCTCTACCGGCTGCTCAAGGACGCCGAGCCCTCCGTGCGGCAGGCGGCCGTCGAGGCCCTCAATCCCCACGCGCTCGACGGCGCGTTCGACTATATCGCCCCGCTGCTGGCCGACGAGTCGGCCGAGGTCCGGCGGACGGTGGTGGATGTGATCGGCAAGGTGCCGCACAGCCGGGTGGTGCAGGTGCTGGACGCCGCCCTGAATGACATCGACATCTGGGTCCAGGTGGGCGCGGTGCGTAGCCTGGGCATGCGGCCGGAAACCGGCGCCCTGGAACCGGTGATCCGGCTCCTCGGCCAGCCCGACCTCGCGCCGCCGCTCGTCGCCGAATCGCTAAGGGCGATCGAACGCCGCAACCCGGCCCTGCTGGCCGAGACGGCCCTGCCGCTGCTGACGAGCGCCGAGGTTGACGTGGTGCTGGCCGCACTGGAGGCGCTGGCCGCCGCCCCCCGCACCCCCGGCATCGGCGCCACACTCGAACGGCTGCTCCGTCACGACCACTGGGATGTCCGCAGCAAGGCGGCCCAGGTATACGCGCTGCACGCGGGCGAACAGGCGCGCCCGGCCCTGCTCGACCGGCTCCGCAGCGAAACCGACGCCCTCGTCCACCGGGCCATCCGGTTCGCGCTGGACCGCATCGCCCCCAAACGCCCATGA
- a CDS encoding protein-glutamate O-methyltransferase CheR: protein MSDEEFRLIRDFLVARVGLYFDEQMKFLLERRLYRRLELRQMKDYRSYAQFLRYDPKAAAELDEMVELLTTNETYFFREAYQLDALTGEVIPELVEQKKRRGERRLRLWSAGCSSGEEPYTLSILMLEHPLLAGWETEIIGTDINQRVLAKARTGIYTEHSLRGVPEGRMDRYIERYPDGRFRITDEVRRPVTFGAANLLDRSKLAFLMDVDVILCRNVLIYFDAARKRGVIDLFHEKLVPGGFLLLGHSESLLNLSTRFQLRHLATDMVYQRPPKEAGA, encoded by the coding sequence ATGTCGGACGAGGAGTTCCGCCTGATCAGGGACTTCCTCGTCGCCCGGGTGGGACTCTATTTCGACGAGCAGATGAAGTTCCTGCTGGAGCGGCGGCTCTACCGGCGGCTCGAACTCCGGCAGATGAAGGATTACCGGTCCTATGCCCAGTTCCTGCGCTACGACCCCAAGGCAGCCGCCGAACTGGACGAGATGGTCGAGCTCCTGACGACCAACGAGACCTACTTCTTCCGCGAGGCCTACCAGCTCGACGCCCTCACCGGGGAGGTGATCCCGGAGCTGGTGGAGCAGAAGAAACGGCGCGGCGAGCGGCGGCTCCGGCTCTGGAGCGCCGGGTGTTCCAGCGGGGAGGAGCCCTACACGCTGTCCATCCTGATGCTCGAACATCCCCTGCTAGCCGGATGGGAGACCGAGATCATCGGGACCGACATCAACCAGCGGGTGCTGGCGAAGGCGCGCACGGGCATTTACACGGAACATTCGCTCCGCGGCGTTCCGGAAGGACGCATGGACCGCTACATCGAGCGGTACCCGGACGGCCGGTTCCGCATCACCGACGAGGTTCGCCGCCCCGTCACCTTCGGCGCGGCAAACCTGCTCGACCGGTCGAAACTGGCGTTTCTGATGGATGTGGACGTGATCCTGTGCCGCAACGTGCTGATCTATTTCGATGCCGCCAGAAAGCGCGGCGTGATCGACCTGTTCCACGAGAAGCTCGTTCCCGGCGGCTTCCTCCTGCTCGGCCACTCCGAGTCGCTCCTGAACCTCTCCACCCGGTTCCAGCTCCGGCACCTGGCGACCGACATGGTGTACCAGCGGCCGCCGAAGGAGGCCGGAGCATGA